One genomic segment of Pseudomonas fortuita includes these proteins:
- a CDS encoding type II toxin-antitoxin system HipA family toxin, translating into MSRAYIYMEHPDTAEVITLGRLTLKDKVGEFLYAPDHVARGGWVPDPINYPLRAEPYTGIAKNRGIPGFINDAMPDGWGERLLHRAYGQELGTLDFLLKSPNNDRVGNLMAGGATTPAPGLGDGAVPTLKGLAKFVAACEAVYDGQLDAESVATLNVRQQRSALGGARPKRTLQDNGMLILAKPRDRFDHYDLPSIEYACMTFAAGQGLNVAKTALHAENPSTLLIERFDRTPIAQGARRIPMLSALTLLNSEWNGAHHRDWRYAAVADEMRRRGVPDADLQELFKRMCYNALVGNSDDHPRNHAVIWVAGGWRLSPMYDVLPMLEEGPAQTLAMAVGREGRQISRANLLSHHAHFALTREQAEQLLEEVAGWEQALKAHYQQLLAGEDLRMACEAASAVRMLS; encoded by the coding sequence AGACAAGGTCGGTGAGTTCCTCTATGCGCCTGACCATGTGGCGCGAGGTGGCTGGGTACCCGACCCGATCAATTACCCCCTGCGTGCCGAGCCCTATACGGGGATCGCCAAGAACCGCGGCATACCCGGCTTCATCAATGACGCCATGCCTGATGGCTGGGGTGAGCGGCTGCTGCATCGGGCGTACGGCCAGGAACTGGGCACGCTCGATTTCTTGCTTAAGTCACCGAACAACGACCGCGTCGGCAACCTGATGGCCGGCGGCGCAACCACGCCCGCACCTGGCCTGGGCGATGGTGCGGTACCCACCTTGAAAGGCCTGGCGAAATTCGTCGCCGCGTGCGAAGCGGTGTACGACGGCCAGCTCGACGCCGAGTCGGTGGCAACCCTCAACGTACGCCAGCAGCGTTCCGCCCTGGGCGGCGCGCGCCCAAAACGTACGCTGCAGGACAACGGTATGCTGATTCTGGCCAAGCCCCGTGATCGCTTCGATCACTACGACCTGCCCTCGATCGAATATGCCTGCATGACCTTTGCAGCAGGGCAAGGCTTGAACGTCGCAAAAACCGCGTTGCATGCCGAAAACCCTTCAACCTTGCTGATCGAGCGCTTCGACCGCACGCCGATTGCACAGGGCGCCCGGCGCATTCCCATGCTCAGCGCATTGACCCTGCTGAACTCGGAATGGAACGGCGCACACCACCGGGATTGGCGCTACGCCGCAGTAGCCGATGAAATGCGCCGGCGGGGTGTGCCCGACGCTGATCTGCAGGAGCTGTTCAAGCGCATGTGCTACAACGCCCTGGTGGGGAACTCTGACGACCATCCACGCAACCATGCGGTGATCTGGGTGGCCGGCGGGTGGCGTCTGTCACCGATGTACGACGTACTGCCGATGCTCGAGGAAGGGCCGGCCCAGACCTTGGCCATGGCTGTTGGCCGTGAAGGCCGCCAGATCAGCCGCGCAAACCTGCTCAGTCACCACGCTCACTTTGCCCTGACGCGGGAGCAGGCCGAGCAGCTACTGGAAGAAGTGGCGGGGTGGGAGCAGGCGTTGAAGGCGCATTACCAGCAGTTGCTTGCGGGGGAAGATTTGCGCATGGCGTGTGAGGCGGCGAGTGCGGTGCGGATGCTCAGCTGA